In Rodentibacter haemolyticus, the DNA window CATTTTTTCCGACTGTGCTATCCGGTACTTGTCCGGCAAAGTAGGCAACACCATTATGAATAGATACCTCACAAAAACGATGGCTTGGCTGAATGCGTTGAATAGACATAATAACTCCTTTCAGATTGAATTTTTTCTATTCTAAAACGGCGCCGAATCTTTGTAAATTCAAGTTTGTCAAGGTAGAATGGCGAGAATTATTCTCACTTATACACAAAGGTGAAATTAAAGATGAAGTTGCTGATTTCCAATCAACATGGTGCCATAGTGATGGCATTACTGCCTTTTATTTATGGAACGTTACTTGCACATCCGGTGTGGGAACATACTTTTTTACTGGCTGCATGGTTTTCCCTTTATTTGATGAGCTATCCTTTCCTGAATTTGTTTAAAGGTAAAAATAAGGCGGAATATGGAAAATGGACGATGATTTATGCCTCTACAACTTTCATTTTTGCCGTACCTGCTTTACTTTATAATTGGCAAGTTTTGTATTTTATGGCGGCAATGTTGCCTTTGGTTTTTGTAACCGTTTATTTCACCAAGAAAAAAGATGAACGAAATTTATTAAATGATTTTGCCGGTATTGTGATTTTTGCTCTTGCCGGAATGGGAGCTTATTATTTTCCTGAACGCGCTTTTGATGGCAAAATCTGGTGGGTAGCGATTTATCCGACTCTTTTCTTTATCGGTACGACGCTTTATGTAAAATCTGTGATGAGGGAACGAAAAAATCCGAAATATTTATGGGTT includes these proteins:
- a CDS encoding YwiC-like family protein, encoding MKLLISNQHGAIVMALLPFIYGTLLAHPVWEHTFLLAAWFSLYLMSYPFLNLFKGKNKAEYGKWTMIYASTTFIFAVPALLYNWQVLYFMAAMLPLVFVTVYFTKKKDERNLLNDFAGIVIFALAGMGAYYFPERAFDGKIWWVAIYPTLFFIGTTLYVKSVMRERKNPKYLWVSIIFHSLLVLYFALIGQFYLALAFFVSWIRAVFLPRKKLSVKQVGLIELVITAVFFIFLLLETL